One Brevibacterium spongiae DNA segment encodes these proteins:
- a CDS encoding ArsR/SmtB family transcription factor, with product MKALLDDEVDALFQALADRTRRDIVRRVAGEGLSVSDLAADYDMSFAAVQKHVAVLERVGLVTKRRVGRRQIAHAEVGPLRTITSMLTELEDHWVERVQRIDDLLAGDEPAGSRD from the coding sequence ATGAAAGCACTTCTCGACGATGAGGTCGATGCGCTGTTCCAGGCATTGGCCGACCGGACCCGGCGTGACATTGTGCGGCGGGTCGCAGGAGAAGGGCTTTCGGTGTCCGATCTGGCCGCCGACTACGACATGAGCTTCGCCGCGGTGCAGAAGCATGTCGCCGTTCTCGAACGTGTGGGACTGGTGACGAAGCGCCGAGTCGGCCGACGGCAGATCGCCCACGCAGAGGTGGGTCCGCTCCGCACCATCACGAGCATGCTCACCGAACTCGAAGACCACTGGGTCGAACGAGTCCAGAGAATCGACGACCTTCTCGCCGGGGACGAGCCGGCCGGGTCGCGAGACTGA
- a CDS encoding TetR/AcrR family transcriptional regulator has protein sequence MRSTSSDFSSRRSPNSSPETAERILSAAVAEFARHGFTKTTIRAVAAAAEVSPGLVIHHFGSKEGLRSACDDHVFEAITDSKAKNAGYAAMAVQMMFDDPKMTTALDYLIKSLLDPSDHGQRYFDHYVNLVESYITEGFAGYAFRQSEDTRGQAATIAVMALAPSLLDQRLQANLGTADTTATMTRLAPHLLDLYQHGVLETIPDDSAPGEDEP, from the coding sequence ATGCGTTCAACATCATCTGATTTCTCCTCGCGCCGCTCCCCCAACTCCTCGCCGGAGACCGCGGAGAGGATCCTCTCCGCGGCCGTCGCGGAATTCGCCCGCCACGGCTTCACGAAGACGACGATCCGGGCAGTCGCCGCCGCAGCAGAGGTGTCCCCCGGACTGGTCATCCACCATTTCGGCTCCAAAGAAGGCCTGCGCAGCGCATGCGATGACCACGTGTTCGAGGCGATCACGGATTCGAAGGCGAAGAACGCCGGCTATGCGGCCATGGCCGTGCAGATGATGTTCGACGACCCGAAGATGACCACCGCCCTGGACTACCTCATCAAGTCCCTGCTCGATCCCAGCGATCACGGTCAGCGCTATTTCGACCATTACGTCAACCTCGTCGAGTCCTACATCACCGAGGGCTTCGCCGGATACGCCTTCCGGCAGAGCGAGGACACCCGTGGCCAGGCCGCGACGATCGCGGTCATGGCCCTGGCCCCGTCTCTGCTCGACCAGCGGCTGCAGGCCAACCTCGGCACCGCGGACACCACCGCAACGATGACTCGACTCGCCCCGCACCTGCTCGATCTCTACCAGCACGGTGTTCTCGAGACGATCCCCGACGATTCCGCACCAGGAGAAGACGAACCATGA
- a CDS encoding MFS transporter, with translation MATSLASPGSGNRLRIVSWALWDWGSASFNAVIITFVFAPYLTKSVAATEEAGSSALGWSMAAAGFVIAVVAPAAGTRADAGGRHRLWLGVHTGIVVLTMFGLFFVRDSPEYLWLGLLLLAVGSVFFEFAEVSYNGIMVRITNPDNVGKVSGFGWGMGYVGGLVLLVILLVLVIQPEVGFLGASDADGLRFRIVAVLSAVWFAIFAVPALVSAPGAKVKGTSGGHPIRAFFADYAALVRRLIRMWSTEHQTLRFFIASAVFRDGLAAIFSFAGVLAAGSYGFSPSQIIILGVAANVAAGAGAMIAGWFDDRLGPKPVIIAGLIVIILGGLPILFSAEAAVFWACALILSFCVGPVQASSRSFLARITPPESAGENFGLYATTGRAVSFLGPAMFALAIQVFGFERAGTLGILIVLAIGLILIIPVRPDAPAHSMQARVES, from the coding sequence ATGGCAACGTCCTTGGCTTCACCTGGTTCGGGCAATCGTCTGCGCATCGTCAGCTGGGCGCTGTGGGATTGGGGTTCGGCGTCATTCAACGCTGTGATCATCACCTTCGTCTTCGCCCCGTATCTGACGAAGTCCGTGGCCGCCACCGAGGAGGCCGGGTCCTCCGCGTTGGGGTGGTCGATGGCCGCGGCCGGGTTCGTCATCGCCGTCGTCGCCCCCGCCGCAGGCACTCGCGCCGATGCCGGGGGCAGGCATCGCCTGTGGCTGGGCGTGCACACGGGCATCGTCGTGCTCACGATGTTCGGGCTCTTCTTCGTCCGCGACTCCCCCGAGTATCTGTGGCTGGGTCTGCTGCTCCTGGCCGTGGGCAGCGTGTTCTTCGAATTCGCCGAGGTGTCCTACAACGGCATCATGGTCCGGATCACGAATCCCGACAACGTCGGCAAGGTCTCCGGTTTCGGATGGGGCATGGGCTACGTCGGCGGGCTGGTCCTCCTTGTCATCCTCCTCGTCCTCGTCATCCAGCCCGAGGTCGGCTTCCTCGGCGCCAGCGACGCCGACGGGCTGCGGTTCCGCATCGTCGCTGTGCTCTCGGCGGTGTGGTTCGCGATCTTCGCCGTGCCCGCCCTCGTCTCCGCTCCCGGCGCGAAGGTCAAAGGCACTTCGGGTGGGCATCCGATCAGGGCGTTCTTCGCCGATTACGCAGCGCTCGTGCGCCGGCTGATTCGGATGTGGTCGACTGAGCATCAGACGCTGCGGTTCTTCATCGCCTCGGCGGTCTTCCGCGACGGCCTGGCCGCGATCTTCTCCTTCGCCGGGGTGCTCGCCGCCGGCAGCTACGGCTTCTCCCCCTCGCAGATCATCATCCTCGGCGTTGCCGCCAACGTCGCCGCCGGTGCCGGGGCGATGATCGCCGGCTGGTTCGATGATCGGCTCGGACCGAAGCCGGTGATCATCGCCGGGCTCATCGTCATCATCCTCGGCGGCCTGCCGATCCTCTTCAGCGCCGAGGCGGCAGTGTTCTGGGCCTGTGCCCTCATCCTCAGCTTCTGCGTCGGTCCGGTCCAGGCGTCGAGTCGGTCGTTCCTCGCCCGCATCACTCCACCGGAATCGGCCGGGGAGAACTTCGGGCTCTACGCCACGACCGGTCGTGCAGTCAGCTTCCTGGGCCCGGCGATGTTCGCCCTGGCGATCCAGGTCTTCGGCTTCGAGCGTGCGGGGACGCTGGGCATCCTCATCGTCCTCGCCATCGGACTCATCCTCATCATCCCCGTCCGCCCCGACGCCCCGGCGCATTCCATGCAGGCCCGCGTCGAGAGCTGA
- a CDS encoding SRPBCC family protein → MPVTDTTQNEETLTLTIVAEFAAPPQRVWDIYADPRQLEQIWGPPTYPATVVDHSLEPGGRVTYFMTSPEGEKFRGLWEVTAVDRLKRLEFRDYFADEDFAIVESMPGSRCIYTFEETETGTRATYESVFDSVEGLRTVLEMGVVEGTTGAINQIDDLLAQQ, encoded by the coding sequence ATGCCGGTCACCGACACAACACAGAACGAAGAGACACTGACGCTGACGATCGTCGCCGAATTCGCGGCACCACCCCAGCGGGTGTGGGACATCTACGCCGATCCACGCCAGCTCGAACAGATCTGGGGCCCTCCGACCTACCCGGCCACAGTCGTCGACCATTCACTCGAACCCGGCGGCAGAGTCACGTACTTCATGACGAGCCCGGAAGGGGAGAAGTTCCGCGGACTGTGGGAAGTGACCGCGGTCGATCGTCTCAAGCGACTGGAGTTCCGCGACTACTTCGCCGATGAGGACTTCGCCATCGTCGAATCGATGCCCGGCAGCAGGTGCATCTACACCTTCGAGGAGACCGAGACTGGAACCCGGGCCACCTACGAATCGGTCTTCGACTCGGTCGAAGGGCTGCGCACCGTCCTGGAGATGGGCGTCGTCGAAGGCACGACCGGAGCCATCAACCAGATCGACGATCTGCTCGCCCAGCAGTGA
- a CDS encoding ABC transporter ATP-binding protein, whose protein sequence is MSTLTRTRRSDDSGRAASAAISLHEVVKSYGRVRALDGLDLEVGRGEVHGFLGPNGAGKSTTIRILLGILRHDAGTVRLLGEDPWSKAVALHRRLAYVPGDVELWPGLTGGEAIDLFARLRGGVDARRRDELIDAFDLDPRKKGRTYSKGNRQKVALISALASDVELLLLDEPTAGLDPLMEAVFQDCIREAKEAGRTVLLSSHILAQVEALADRVSIIRSGRIVETGTLTELRHLSRTTITVGLEHDVPALSEMSGVHDLVREGSRLHFSADTAQLPRIMRALGEHDVESLTATPPTLEQLLLRHYGKEE, encoded by the coding sequence ATGAGCACCCTGACCCGCACCCGCCGCTCCGACGACTCCGGCAGGGCCGCCTCGGCGGCGATCTCACTGCATGAGGTCGTGAAGTCCTACGGCCGTGTCCGCGCCCTCGACGGCCTCGACCTCGAAGTCGGCCGCGGCGAGGTCCACGGTTTCCTCGGCCCCAACGGCGCCGGCAAATCGACGACGATCCGGATCCTGCTCGGCATCCTCCGCCATGACGCCGGGACGGTGCGCCTCCTCGGCGAGGATCCATGGTCGAAGGCGGTGGCCCTGCACCGGCGCCTGGCCTACGTCCCCGGAGATGTGGAGCTGTGGCCGGGCCTGACCGGTGGTGAGGCGATCGATCTGTTCGCCCGGCTGCGCGGCGGGGTCGACGCCCGCCGGCGCGATGAGCTCATCGACGCGTTCGACCTCGATCCCAGGAAGAAGGGACGAACGTATTCGAAGGGCAATCGGCAGAAGGTCGCACTCATCTCCGCACTGGCCTCCGACGTCGAGCTGCTCCTCCTCGACGAACCGACCGCCGGGCTCGATCCGCTCATGGAGGCGGTGTTCCAGGACTGCATCAGAGAGGCGAAGGAAGCCGGACGCACGGTGCTGCTCTCGAGCCATATCCTCGCTCAGGTCGAAGCCCTGGCCGATCGCGTGTCGATCATCCGCTCCGGTCGCATCGTCGAAACCGGGACCCTGACCGAACTGCGGCACCTGTCGCGGACGACGATCACGGTCGGGCTCGAACACGATGTTCCCGCCCTGTCCGAGATGTCCGGGGTCCACGATCTCGTGCGCGAGGGTTCGCGGCTGCACTTCAGCGCCGATACGGCACAGCTGCCACGTATCATGCGGGCGCTCGGTGAGCATGACGTCGAGTCGCTCACGGCCACCCCGCCGACCCTCGAACAGCTGCTGCTGCGCCACTACGGCAAGGAGGAGTGA